In a genomic window of Saccharothrix sp. HUAS TT1:
- a CDS encoding FAD-binding protein: MSTNWAGNVTFSAARTAHPTSVDEVRRVVEAAGSARVVGAGHSFSAIADTAGTLISLDRLPEVFEVGDGWVRVGAGTRLARLAERLHAEGLALPAMPSLPHVTIIGACATATHGSGNDVPSLASLVRALDLVTADGGLVTLRRGDAGFDGAVVAFGSLGVVTALELDVVPTFDVEQRVYQDMPFDVLVANVEEVFASAYSVSAFTTWQGVAQVFAKHRTADVRRDLAWTGARPATGPVHPVPGQLAVNCTAQLGVPGPWHERLPHFRADFTPSVGRELQSEYFVAREHAADALRALDALSAVVTPVLLTSEVRTVAADEQWLSPVHGRPSVALHFTWQPDDAAVRAVLREVEAALSPWEPRAHWGKLSEVADPGAGYEHWARFAALRGELDPAGKFGNPLVDGWFGGR, from the coding sequence GTGAGCACCAACTGGGCAGGCAACGTCACCTTCTCCGCCGCGCGGACCGCGCACCCGACGTCGGTCGACGAGGTGCGGCGGGTGGTCGAGGCGGCCGGGTCGGCGCGCGTGGTGGGCGCGGGTCACTCGTTCAGCGCGATCGCCGACACCGCCGGCACGTTGATCAGCCTGGACCGGCTGCCCGAGGTGTTCGAGGTCGGCGACGGGTGGGTCCGGGTGGGCGCCGGGACGCGGTTGGCGCGCCTGGCCGAGCGGCTGCACGCCGAGGGCCTGGCGCTGCCGGCCATGCCGTCGCTGCCGCACGTGACGATCATCGGCGCGTGCGCGACCGCCACCCACGGTTCGGGCAACGACGTGCCGTCGCTGGCGAGCCTGGTCCGCGCCCTGGACCTGGTCACCGCCGACGGCGGCCTGGTCACCCTGCGGCGCGGCGACGCCGGGTTCGACGGCGCGGTGGTGGCGTTCGGGTCGCTGGGTGTGGTCACCGCGCTGGAGCTGGACGTGGTGCCGACCTTCGACGTCGAGCAGCGCGTCTACCAGGACATGCCGTTCGACGTCCTGGTGGCGAACGTGGAGGAGGTCTTCGCCTCCGCTTACAGCGTGAGCGCCTTCACGACCTGGCAGGGCGTGGCGCAGGTGTTCGCCAAGCACCGCACCGCCGACGTCCGCCGCGACCTGGCCTGGACGGGGGCGAGGCCCGCGACGGGGCCGGTGCACCCGGTGCCCGGCCAGCTCGCGGTGAACTGCACGGCCCAGCTGGGCGTGCCCGGTCCGTGGCACGAGCGGCTGCCGCACTTCCGCGCCGACTTCACCCCCAGCGTCGGCCGTGAGCTGCAGTCGGAGTACTTCGTGGCGCGGGAGCACGCCGCCGACGCGTTGCGCGCCCTCGACGCCCTGTCCGCGGTCGTCACGCCCGTGCTGCTGACCTCCGAGGTGCGCACGGTCGCCGCGGACGAGCAGTGGCTCAGCCCGGTGCACGGTCGGCCGAGCGTCGCGCTCCACTTCACCTGGCAGCCCGACGACGCGGCGGTGCGGGCCGTGCTGCGCGAGGTCGAAGCGGCGTTGAGCCCCTGGGAGCCCCGCGCGCACTGGGGGAAGCTGTCCGAGGTGGCCGATCCCGGCGCGGGCTACGAGCACTGGGCCCGGTTCGCCGCGCTGCGCGGCGAGCTGGACCCGGCGGGCAAGTTCGGCAACCCGCTCGTCGACGGCTGGTTCGGGGGCCGTTGA
- a CDS encoding cyclic nucleotide-binding domain-containing protein, translated as MNSRMVELEAVLSRSAPDRQAARRLAVDLARSLDALSARRDLDRLLRCAAGLTRIGSADAADALLIAMLALVDPAGPEASRVHDQQALVSLARGRRDPGTTGPRQARRRPPGTAFGRGAPLRQVVGDFLDPLPAPDPVPVGSIPAGSVAVAVERAKPTETGALELALQRNAAVLGSNHPQTCVTRLNLMCARFRIARDHGDAEEVAESLTDLRDATDRALNSLGTHHPRALVAQANLASAEFELARVRRSAERARLALPSLRSAADRTATRLGLDHPHAVIATANLASAELELAHLDGSRAQAQRLLDVVRDASMRAVSALGADHPAVRALDEQRRACEALLSGVGPDLSFERGYASFADAGRSLSTTKPNPPTARQGATAPEWPPGTLLARLRESTRHELMSLGTTVRYAADREIIVQDATDTHLFLLLDGVVKVLVNDAGGDTAVLTVRVAGDVIGELAALDHKPRSATVVTCGDVTAKLITSAELHGFLHRRNDGFVELIGVIDDQLRWANRRRRDFLSHTAAERVARVLAELVGAHGRHEVGGWVLGIPLTKVELASIAGMKPRTAEKAFADLRKAGVVVSHLRRDVVVPDLEGLRRFARL; from the coding sequence ATGAACAGCCGAATGGTCGAACTCGAAGCAGTACTGTCCCGGTCCGCGCCGGACCGGCAGGCGGCCCGACGCCTCGCGGTGGACCTCGCGCGGTCGTTGGACGCGCTGAGCGCCCGCCGCGACCTGGACCGCCTGCTGCGCTGCGCCGCCGGGCTGACCCGGATCGGCTCGGCCGACGCCGCGGACGCGCTGCTGATCGCCATGCTGGCCCTGGTCGACCCGGCCGGCCCGGAGGCGTCGCGGGTGCACGACCAGCAGGCGCTGGTGTCGCTGGCCCGCGGCCGGCGGGACCCGGGCACGACCGGTCCGCGCCAGGCGCGGCGACGCCCGCCGGGCACGGCGTTCGGCCGCGGCGCGCCGCTGCGCCAGGTCGTCGGCGACTTCCTCGACCCGCTGCCCGCGCCCGACCCGGTCCCCGTCGGCTCGATCCCGGCCGGCTCGGTGGCGGTCGCCGTGGAACGGGCGAAACCGACCGAGACGGGCGCGCTGGAACTGGCGTTACAGCGCAACGCGGCGGTCCTCGGCTCGAACCACCCGCAGACCTGCGTCACGCGGCTCAACCTGATGTGCGCCCGGTTCCGGATCGCCCGCGACCACGGCGACGCGGAGGAGGTCGCCGAGTCGTTGACCGACCTGCGCGACGCCACCGACCGGGCGCTGAACTCGCTGGGCACCCACCACCCGCGGGCGCTGGTCGCGCAGGCCAACCTGGCGTCGGCGGAGTTCGAGCTGGCCAGGGTCCGCCGGTCCGCCGAACGGGCCCGGCTCGCGCTGCCCAGCCTGCGCTCGGCCGCCGACCGCACGGCGACCCGGCTCGGCCTGGACCACCCGCACGCGGTGATCGCCACGGCGAACCTGGCGTCGGCCGAGCTGGAGCTGGCGCACCTGGACGGCTCCCGCGCCCAGGCGCAGCGCCTGCTGGACGTGGTGCGCGACGCGTCGATGCGGGCGGTGTCGGCCCTGGGCGCGGACCACCCGGCCGTGCGCGCGCTGGACGAGCAGCGGCGGGCCTGCGAGGCCCTGCTGTCCGGCGTCGGCCCGGACCTGTCGTTCGAGCGCGGCTACGCGTCGTTCGCCGACGCCGGCCGCTCCCTGTCCACCACCAAGCCGAACCCGCCCACCGCGCGGCAGGGCGCGACGGCGCCGGAGTGGCCGCCCGGCACGCTGCTGGCCCGGCTGCGGGAGAGCACCCGGCACGAGCTGATGTCGCTGGGCACCACGGTCCGCTACGCCGCCGACCGGGAGATCATCGTCCAGGACGCCACCGACACCCACCTGTTCCTGCTGCTCGACGGCGTGGTGAAGGTGCTGGTCAACGACGCCGGCGGGGACACCGCGGTGCTCACCGTCCGGGTCGCGGGCGACGTCATCGGCGAACTGGCCGCGCTGGACCACAAGCCGCGCTCGGCGACCGTCGTGACCTGCGGCGACGTCACCGCGAAGCTGATCACCAGCGCCGAGCTGCACGGGTTCCTGCACCGCCGCAACGACGGGTTCGTCGAGCTGATCGGCGTCATCGACGACCAGCTGCGGTGGGCCAACCGGCGCCGCCGCGACTTCCTGTCGCACACCGCCGCCGAACGGGTCGCGCGGGTGCTGGCCGAACTCGTCGGCGCGCACGGCAGGCACGAGGTCGGCGGCTGGGTGCTCGGCATCCCGCTGACCAAGGTGGAGCTGGCCTCGATCGCCGGGATGAAGCCGCGCACCGCCGAGAAGGCGTTCGCCGACCTGCGCAAGGCCGGGGTGGTCGTCAGCCACCTGCGGCGCGACGTGGTCGTGCCCGACCTGGAGGGCCTGCGCCGGTTCGCGCGGCTGTGA
- a CDS encoding SRPBCC domain-containing protein yields MAFPDRIERVMDITQPPGEVWAALTTAEGLGGWLGDDATIDLRPGGVAEVRWTGGPSVRLRVERVEEPTVFAYTWHIAGLPEDDPRRTYVEFTLEPVGTGTRLTVSETGFAQLSQDDHDNAFGNNDGDWTKELGELVDYLNAA; encoded by the coding sequence ATGGCTTTCCCGGACCGGATCGAGCGCGTCATGGACATCACCCAGCCCCCGGGCGAGGTGTGGGCCGCGCTCACCACGGCCGAGGGCCTGGGCGGCTGGCTCGGCGACGACGCGACGATCGACCTGCGCCCCGGCGGCGTGGCGGAGGTCAGGTGGACCGGCGGACCCTCGGTCCGGCTGCGCGTGGAACGGGTCGAGGAACCGACCGTCTTCGCCTACACCTGGCACATCGCGGGTCTGCCCGAGGACGACCCGCGCCGCACCTACGTCGAGTTCACCCTCGAACCGGTCGGCACGGGCACCCGGCTGACCGTGTCCGAGACCGGCTTCGCCCAGCTCTCGCAGGACGACCACGACAACGCCTTCGGCAACAACGACGGGGACTGGACGAAGGAGCTGGGTGAACTGGTCGACTACCTCAATGCCGCCTGA
- a CDS encoding ArsR/SmtB family transcription factor — protein MPPDIESVAEQVFTALADPTRRAILASLAAGGPATATDLADRLPITRQAIAKHLALLAEIGLVTAEPGERRRVRYRLRSAPMRVAQQFLAVLARDWDGPLSALKEHLDRENATRPEPRTP, from the coding sequence ATGCCGCCTGACATCGAGTCCGTCGCCGAACAGGTCTTCACCGCCCTGGCCGACCCGACCCGGCGCGCCATCCTGGCCTCGCTGGCCGCGGGCGGCCCGGCGACGGCCACCGACCTGGCCGATCGCCTGCCCATCACCCGGCAGGCGATCGCCAAGCACCTGGCACTGCTGGCCGAGATCGGCCTGGTGACCGCCGAGCCGGGGGAGCGGCGCCGGGTGCGGTACCGGCTGCGCTCCGCGCCCATGCGGGTGGCCCAGCAGTTCCTGGCCGTGCTCGCCCGCGACTGGGACGGCCCCCTGAGCGCGCTGAAGGAACACCTCGACCGCGAGAACGCCACCCGACCCGAACCGAGGACACCATGA
- a CDS encoding acyl-CoA reductase — MTVAHDDPHVARLFDHMARLVCDGDGDPLDVHEQLVELATANSPDVARYWKQVGVGVGVPDTAYKDGGPHLFPDAPVVRVFRTSGTSGSARGSVRYSERGLELKRLAVEASARRHLLDDDGVRPVVLPFAPSEQTAPEMAIAFDMARIAESCGDPALSTAVVGPDGVDFDLLTARLDAAVAEGLPVVLVGATFAFVNICDALREQGRSWRLPPGSRMYDGGGFKGRSRVMRVDELRDAVRRVFGIERHGNIFGMTELANNLYDAGDTPVGPLGERPKGSHPAGGPKVRDPRTREHLAEGRGLLEVTDLSLLDRPHVLLTGDVGIAGPEGVAIAGRVAGSASRGCSLTLDAMTGGAA, encoded by the coding sequence ATGACCGTTGCCCACGACGACCCCCACGTCGCGCGGCTGTTCGACCACATGGCCCGGCTGGTCTGCGACGGTGACGGCGACCCGCTCGACGTCCACGAGCAGCTGGTGGAGCTGGCCACGGCCAACTCGCCGGACGTGGCCCGCTACTGGAAGCAGGTGGGGGTCGGTGTCGGCGTCCCGGACACCGCCTACAAGGACGGGGGCCCGCACCTGTTCCCCGACGCGCCGGTGGTCCGCGTGTTCCGCACCAGCGGAACGTCGGGCAGCGCGCGGGGTTCGGTCCGCTACTCCGAACGGGGGCTGGAGCTCAAGCGGCTGGCCGTCGAGGCGAGCGCGCGGCGGCACCTGCTGGACGACGACGGCGTCCGGCCCGTGGTGCTGCCGTTCGCGCCCTCCGAGCAGACCGCGCCGGAGATGGCGATCGCGTTCGACATGGCCCGGATCGCCGAGTCGTGCGGCGACCCGGCGCTCAGCACGGCCGTCGTCGGCCCGGACGGCGTCGACTTCGACCTTCTCACCGCCCGCCTGGACGCCGCCGTGGCCGAAGGGCTGCCGGTGGTCCTCGTCGGCGCGACCTTCGCGTTCGTCAACATCTGCGACGCGCTGCGGGAGCAGGGCCGGAGCTGGCGACTGCCGCCCGGCTCGCGGATGTACGACGGCGGCGGCTTCAAGGGCCGCTCGCGGGTCATGCGCGTGGACGAGCTGCGCGACGCCGTGCGCCGGGTCTTCGGCATCGAGCGGCACGGCAACATCTTCGGCATGACCGAGCTGGCCAACAACCTCTACGACGCGGGCGACACCCCCGTCGGCCCGCTCGGCGAACGACCCAAGGGCAGCCACCCGGCGGGCGGGCCCAAGGTCCGCGACCCGCGCACCCGCGAACACCTCGCCGAGGGTCGCGGCCTGCTGGAGGTCACCGACCTGTCCCTGCTGGACCGGCCGCACGTGCTGCTCACCGGGGACGTCGGCATCGCGGGCCCCGAGGGCGTCGCGATCGCGGGCCGCGTCGCGGGCAGCGCCAGCCGCGGCTGCTCGCTGACCCTGGACGCGATGACCGGGGGCGCCGCGTGA
- a CDS encoding acyl-CoA reductase: MPRWLTADGEPFTLRSGPHEWRGVRPADWAAVGAGLRAAHDELRRLPVRRIVAAVDAAADLWAKRDFTARRATVRDAALVTGMSEETIDRALDAELGNLRAESLLAALTRELGDPEVLDDFRGGTTAIGPRTALAVFAGNVPGLPARSLVRALLVKATVIAKIPAREPHFTAAFLRTLHDVEPVLADAVVATYWDRDDEAVLDAALEQSDAVIAYGGDEACAAIRAKAGPDRLYEEHAHKLSFGIVSAEYATAHGPAEVARRIAADCSDFDQQACLSPQVYLVQRNHAREIAEHLAAAMRREARDSPPGTMDDAGATVLQHRRLVAEWRAATSDTGEVWAPDGLEWTVVLDDALMPLSGAGNRVARIVSVPDLATAVDQVRPFARHFQNVGLGAVGEEFRRTARELALLGASRVTAPGSMAKPSMVWRHDGQPRIAGLVRWCDIELHPEAETA, from the coding sequence ATGCCGCGGTGGCTGACCGCCGACGGCGAACCGTTCACCCTGCGATCGGGCCCGCACGAGTGGCGCGGCGTCCGACCCGCCGACTGGGCCGCCGTCGGCGCCGGTCTGCGCGCCGCGCACGACGAGCTGCGCCGACTGCCCGTGCGGCGGATCGTGGCCGCCGTCGACGCCGCGGCCGACCTGTGGGCCAAGCGCGACTTCACCGCCCGCCGGGCGACCGTCCGCGACGCCGCGCTGGTCACCGGCATGTCGGAGGAGACCATCGACCGCGCCCTGGACGCCGAGCTGGGCAACCTGCGCGCCGAGTCGCTGCTGGCCGCGCTGACCAGGGAACTGGGCGATCCGGAAGTGCTCGACGACTTCCGCGGCGGCACCACGGCGATCGGACCGCGCACCGCGCTGGCCGTGTTCGCCGGCAACGTGCCCGGCCTGCCCGCCCGCTCGCTGGTGCGGGCGCTGCTGGTCAAGGCCACCGTGATCGCCAAGATCCCGGCCAGGGAACCGCACTTCACCGCCGCGTTCCTGCGCACCCTGCACGACGTGGAACCGGTGCTGGCCGACGCCGTGGTCGCCACCTACTGGGACCGCGACGACGAAGCCGTGCTGGACGCCGCGCTGGAGCAGTCCGACGCGGTCATCGCCTACGGCGGGGACGAGGCGTGCGCGGCGATCCGCGCCAAGGCCGGACCGGACCGGCTCTACGAGGAGCACGCGCACAAGCTGTCGTTCGGCATCGTCAGCGCCGAGTACGCGACCGCGCACGGCCCGGCCGAGGTGGCCCGCCGGATCGCCGCCGACTGCAGCGACTTCGACCAGCAGGCGTGCCTGTCGCCGCAGGTGTACCTGGTGCAGCGGAACCACGCCCGGGAGATCGCCGAGCACCTGGCCGCGGCGATGCGCCGCGAGGCGCGGGACAGTCCACCCGGGACGATGGACGACGCGGGCGCCACCGTGCTGCAGCACCGCAGGCTCGTCGCCGAGTGGCGGGCCGCCACCTCGGACACCGGCGAGGTGTGGGCGCCCGACGGTCTGGAGTGGACGGTCGTGCTGGACGACGCCCTGATGCCGCTCAGCGGCGCGGGGAACCGGGTCGCGCGGATCGTCTCGGTGCCCGACCTGGCCACCGCGGTCGACCAGGTGCGGCCGTTCGCCCGGCACTTCCAGAACGTCGGCCTCGGCGCGGTCGGCGAGGAGTTCCGCCGCACCGCGCGCGAACTCGCCCTCCTCGGCGCCAGCCGGGTCACCGCCCCCGGCTCGATGGCCAAGCCGTCCATGGTGTGGCGGCACGACGGGCAACCGCGCATCGCCGGTCTCGTGCGCTGGTGCGACATCGAGCTTCACCCCGAGGCGGAGACCGCCTAG
- a CDS encoding methyltransferase, giving the protein MPVTVAGAPGALGDADLRRLAQAVSFVRNSTTEDALASVLGGEPPACVLRHLDFTHAAVLVAVRRTEDVLGALAELGVEARDPVAGVVVRDRLRDRTGQDFDVRVVPGAVADGPRELRLFAVPGGAALSEADREAESHLAFHVTEDDDVVLRGVHATLLDSGLTADGGGYDEHENATALRFRGGAGRLELTLPGHHPAVLEHHRGRPDQSRRTMFDLMTGAWRTRSVALAAELGLADLLATGPLDTAALAERTGSREDKLRRVLAYLAALGVFRRDGEQWSLTEVGAMLRDDAAGSLRDLARIYGGLFYRSFSGLEHAVRTGESGFGHVYGAQPFEHFAAHPADARLFEGAMAAGTAFLELVPALLDLPDRGTVVDVGGGDGRLLDLVLAAGPDLRGVLFDRPHVTGAAAGVLAGHGERAVVVAGDFFHDPVPPGGDLYLLSRILHDWDDERCSTILRNVRAAMAEGATLAIVERPVRDDPRTLLPLAFNVHMMVNTVQGGERTTDEHRELLAANGFALEDIRELPLDMAVLIARATA; this is encoded by the coding sequence ATGCCCGTGACCGTTGCCGGCGCGCCCGGCGCCTTGGGCGACGCGGATTTACGCCGGTTGGCGCAAGCCGTGTCCTTCGTCCGGAACAGCACCACGGAGGACGCGCTGGCGTCCGTGTTGGGCGGTGAACCACCGGCGTGCGTCCTGCGCCACCTCGACTTCACGCACGCCGCGGTGCTGGTCGCCGTGCGGCGGACCGAGGACGTGCTGGGCGCGCTGGCCGAGCTGGGCGTCGAGGCGCGCGACCCGGTCGCGGGCGTGGTGGTGCGGGACCGGCTGCGCGACCGGACCGGGCAGGACTTCGACGTGCGGGTCGTGCCCGGCGCCGTCGCCGACGGCCCCCGCGAGCTGCGGCTGTTCGCCGTGCCCGGCGGAGCGGCGCTGTCCGAGGCCGACCGCGAGGCCGAGTCGCACCTGGCGTTCCACGTCACCGAGGACGACGACGTGGTGCTGCGCGGCGTGCACGCGACGCTGCTCGACTCCGGCCTCACCGCCGACGGCGGCGGCTACGACGAGCACGAGAACGCCACCGCCCTGCGCTTCCGCGGCGGCGCCGGCCGGCTGGAGCTGACGCTGCCCGGCCACCACCCCGCCGTGCTGGAGCACCACAGGGGCCGGCCGGACCAGTCCAGACGCACGATGTTCGACCTGATGACCGGCGCGTGGCGCACCCGCTCGGTGGCCCTGGCGGCCGAACTCGGCCTGGCCGACCTGCTCGCCACCGGACCCCTCGACACCGCGGCGCTGGCCGAGCGCACCGGCTCCCGGGAGGACAAGCTCCGCCGCGTGCTGGCCTACCTCGCCGCGCTCGGCGTGTTCCGCCGCGACGGCGAGCAGTGGTCGCTGACCGAGGTCGGCGCCATGCTGCGCGACGACGCCGCCGGATCGCTGCGCGACCTCGCGCGCATCTACGGCGGCCTGTTCTACCGGTCGTTCAGCGGGCTGGAGCACGCCGTGCGCACCGGCGAGAGCGGGTTCGGCCACGTCTACGGCGCGCAGCCGTTCGAGCACTTCGCCGCCCACCCCGCCGACGCCAGGCTGTTCGAGGGGGCGATGGCGGCCGGCACCGCGTTCCTGGAACTCGTGCCCGCCCTGCTGGACCTGCCCGACCGCGGCACCGTGGTCGACGTCGGCGGCGGCGACGGGCGGCTGCTCGACCTCGTCCTGGCCGCCGGACCGGACCTGCGCGGCGTGCTGTTCGACCGGCCGCACGTGACCGGCGCGGCCGCCGGGGTCCTCGCCGGCCACGGCGAGCGGGCCGTCGTCGTCGCGGGCGACTTCTTCCACGACCCGGTGCCCCCGGGCGGCGACCTCTACCTGCTCTCGCGCATCCTGCACGACTGGGACGACGAGCGCTGCTCGACCATCCTGCGCAACGTGCGCGCCGCGATGGCCGAGGGCGCGACGCTGGCCATCGTCGAGCGACCCGTCCGCGACGACCCCCGCACCCTGCTGCCGCTGGCGTTCAACGTCCACATGATGGTCAACACCGTGCAGGGCGGCGAGCGGACCACCGACGAGCACCGGGAGCTGCTGGCCGCCAACGGGTTCGCGCTGGAGGACATCCGCGAACTGCCGCTGGACATGGCCGTGCTGATTGCCCGCGCCACGGCGTGA
- a CDS encoding sugar efflux transporter: protein MPVLSETPAPARSRPFVPLVSVSLLTGVGYALAGPFMSLFLIKEVQAGPVAVGAFLLVAALAAMLVSTLVGRLSDSRAIRRTLLAVAGVSGALAWALFGVVRDYWLLLLVAVTLWALSSSQMPQMFAYARQLLERSGSAKAPLAMSALRMTMSIAWVGGPPLGALLIVGGGFTGLFGASAAVYVLAVVVTLVWLPELGPSAPPSDEVRRQSGLRREVVLAALAFVLLQGATSVGVAAMPLFITENLGGTTGDAGLVLGLCAALEIPLMLGFGALAIRFNHRVLVLAGGAVALAYYSIMLLTDATWQVMAAQVLHAVVISAVMGVGISYFQDLAPDRPGYASTLYTNTAKTSAMLSGPLLGVAQHFGFRTAYGMGLVMSVLGLALLLAARRR from the coding sequence GTGCCCGTCCTGAGCGAAACCCCTGCCCCCGCCCGGTCCCGACCGTTCGTCCCGCTGGTGTCGGTGAGCCTGCTGACGGGCGTCGGGTACGCGCTGGCGGGCCCGTTCATGTCGCTGTTCCTGATCAAGGAGGTCCAGGCCGGCCCGGTCGCGGTCGGGGCGTTCCTGCTGGTCGCCGCCCTGGCCGCGATGCTGGTGAGCACCCTGGTCGGGCGGTTGTCCGACTCGCGGGCGATCCGCCGCACGCTGCTGGCGGTGGCCGGGGTGTCCGGCGCGCTGGCCTGGGCGCTGTTCGGCGTCGTGCGCGACTACTGGCTGTTGCTGCTGGTGGCGGTCACGCTGTGGGCGCTGTCGTCCTCGCAGATGCCGCAGATGTTCGCCTACGCCCGGCAGCTGCTGGAGCGCAGCGGCTCGGCCAAGGCGCCGCTGGCGATGAGCGCCCTGCGGATGACGATGTCGATCGCGTGGGTCGGCGGGCCGCCGCTGGGCGCGCTGCTGATCGTCGGCGGCGGGTTCACCGGCCTGTTCGGCGCCAGTGCCGCGGTGTACGTGCTGGCCGTCGTGGTGACCCTGGTGTGGCTGCCCGAGCTGGGGCCGTCCGCGCCGCCGTCGGACGAGGTGCGGCGGCAGTCGGGGCTGCGGCGGGAGGTCGTGCTCGCGGCGCTGGCGTTCGTGCTGCTCCAGGGGGCGACGTCGGTCGGCGTCGCGGCGATGCCGCTGTTCATCACCGAGAACCTGGGCGGCACGACCGGCGACGCGGGCCTGGTGCTGGGGCTGTGCGCGGCCCTGGAGATCCCGCTGATGCTCGGCTTCGGCGCGTTGGCGATCCGGTTCAACCACCGGGTGCTGGTGCTCGCGGGCGGCGCGGTCGCGCTGGCGTACTACTCGATCATGCTCCTGACCGACGCCACCTGGCAGGTGATGGCGGCGCAGGTGCTGCACGCCGTGGTCATCTCCGCGGTCATGGGCGTGGGCATCTCCTACTTCCAGGACCTCGCGCCCGACCGGCCCGGCTACGCCAGCACGCTCTACACCAACACGGCCAAGACCAGCGCGATGCTGTCCGGGCCGCTGCTGGGCGTGGCGCAGCACTTCGGCTTCCGCACCGCCTACGGCATGGGCCTGGTCATGTCCGTCCTGGGCCTGGCGCTGCTGCTGGCCGCCCGTCGCCGATGA
- a CDS encoding ECF transporter S component, with translation MTGSPVRIRPRATLALAVAAAISVVAFGWPLLVSADAGIARGGAGPWTFALLLPLVLAVVLAEISEGGLDAKAVAMLGVLSALGAAIRPLGAGTAGVETVFFLLVLGGRVFGPGFGFVLGNTMLLASALLTGGVGPWLPYQMLGAAWVALGAGLLPPLRGRAEPALLAAYSAVASLVYGLLLNLAFWPFALSAASTSLSYQPGAPVLDNLARVVAFSLATSLGWDVGRAITTAVLVLATGPVLLRTLRRAARKASFGASAATGPPPPPARPAPPA, from the coding sequence GTGACCGGCTCCCCCGTCCGCATCCGCCCCCGCGCCACGCTCGCACTGGCTGTGGCGGCGGCGATCAGCGTGGTCGCGTTCGGCTGGCCGCTGCTGGTGTCGGCGGACGCCGGCATCGCCCGCGGCGGCGCCGGGCCGTGGACGTTCGCGCTGCTCCTGCCGCTCGTGCTGGCCGTGGTGCTGGCCGAGATCAGCGAGGGCGGGCTGGACGCGAAGGCCGTGGCGATGCTGGGCGTGCTGTCCGCCCTCGGCGCGGCGATCCGGCCGCTCGGCGCGGGCACGGCGGGCGTCGAGACGGTGTTCTTCCTGCTCGTGCTGGGCGGCCGGGTGTTCGGCCCCGGGTTCGGGTTCGTGCTCGGCAACACGATGCTGCTCGCGTCCGCCCTGCTCACCGGCGGCGTCGGGCCGTGGCTGCCGTACCAGATGCTGGGTGCGGCGTGGGTGGCGTTGGGCGCGGGGCTGCTGCCGCCGTTGCGCGGCAGGGCGGAGCCGGCGTTGCTCGCCGCGTACAGCGCGGTCGCGTCCCTGGTCTACGGGCTGCTGCTGAACCTGGCGTTCTGGCCGTTCGCGTTGAGCGCGGCCAGCACGTCGCTGTCCTACCAACCGGGCGCGCCGGTCCTGGACAACCTGGCGCGCGTGGTGGCGTTCAGCCTGGCCACGTCGCTGGGCTGGGACGTCGGCCGGGCGATCACCACGGCGGTCCTGGTGCTGGCGACCGGTCCGGTGCTGCTGCGCACGCTGCGGCGCGCCGCCCGCAAGGCGTCGTTCGGCGCTAGCGCGGCAACTGGGCCGCCACCTCCGCCAGCGCGTCCAGCACCTCCGGCGTGA